From one Flavobacterium sp. N502536 genomic stretch:
- a CDS encoding nitroreductase, with protein MKIKNNPSKTKLSDSSYKLNKISKNIRNRRSIYANQFIKGELPEPLLEEILINATWAPNHKMTEPWRFVVFRGKYLKKYGEYMAHYYKDFYNELSPEDQRDKLSYLENYPLNAACMIGVIMVRNTKIALPEWEEIAAVSSAVQNIALSCSAHKIGSYWSTKGVAIDYVAKFGLAENEKSLGLLYLGYYPEALKPSKKKRTPLSKKVVYLD; from the coding sequence ATGAAAATCAAGAACAACCCCAGTAAAACCAAGCTGTCAGACTCTTCTTATAAACTCAATAAAATTTCAAAAAATATCCGCAACCGAAGAAGCATCTACGCCAATCAATTTATCAAAGGAGAATTGCCTGAACCGCTGCTGGAAGAAATTTTGATTAATGCGACCTGGGCACCCAATCACAAAATGACAGAACCCTGGAGGTTTGTCGTTTTCCGCGGCAAATACCTGAAGAAGTATGGCGAATATATGGCCCACTATTACAAAGATTTTTATAATGAATTGTCGCCCGAAGATCAAAGAGATAAACTTTCTTATCTCGAAAACTACCCATTAAATGCAGCCTGTATGATTGGGGTAATTATGGTTCGAAACACCAAAATTGCCTTGCCTGAATGGGAAGAAATTGCAGCTGTCTCTTCTGCTGTACAAAATATAGCGCTTAGCTGCAGTGCTCATAAAATTGGCAGTTACTGGAGTACCAAAGGAGTAGCCATCGATTATGTTGCCAAATTTGGCCTCGCTGAAAATGAAAAATCATTAGGACTTCTTTATCTCGGTTATTATCCCGAAGCCTTAAAACCCTCCAAGAAAAAGAGAACCCCACTATCTAAAAAAGTCGTCTACCTCGACTGA